The proteins below come from a single Drosophila suzukii chromosome X, CBGP_Dsuzu_IsoJpt1.0, whole genome shotgun sequence genomic window:
- the LOC108015113 gene encoding uncharacterized protein isoform X1 translates to MKLVGVKSWDTPNYGLKISMFEKNNSMSSVTTVRQDVAIPLWHLVLLQHPRKRSSASAASRAELPRTLYNSTTKTCDFWRYIRHVSAWNNVAQLMLSKGASNMSLACPLKQGVYVMNRIQVPPETALLKFMYHPNTLYTLEGTVYSLNPKDKVTKKPLCYYEVNATIYKSC, encoded by the coding sequence ATGAAACTGGTGGGCGTTAAGTCCTGGGACACGCCCAACTACGGCCTGAAGATCAGCATGTTCGAGAAGAACAACTCGATGTCCTCGGTGACCACTGTGCGCCAGGACGTGGCCATTCCACTGTGGCACCTCGTCCTCCTGCAACATCCGCGCAAGCGGAGCTCCGCATCCGCCGCCTCTCGAGCGGAGTTGCCGCGAACCCTCTACAATTCGACGACGAAAACCTGCGACTTCTGGCGCTACATTCGCCACGTGTCCGCCTGGAACAACGTGGCCCAGCTGATGCTCTCGAAGGGGGCCAGCAACATGAGCCTCGCCTGCCCCCTGAAACAGGGCGTATACGTGATGAACCGCATCCAGGTGCCGCCGGAAACGGCGCTCCTGAAGTTCATGTACCACCCGAACACCCTGTACACCCTGGAGGGCACTGTCTACTCTTTGAACCCCAAGGACAAGGTCACCAAGAAGCCCTTGTGCTACTACGAGGTCAATGCCACTATCTATAAGTCTTGCTAG
- the LOC108015113 gene encoding uncharacterized protein isoform X2: MGFYRNLLGFITLFGFLQLTNQHCYTMKLVGVKSWDTPNYGLKISMFEKNNSMSSVTTVRQDVAIPLWHLVLLQHPRKRSSASAASRAELPRTLYNSTTKTCDFWRYIRHVSAWNNVAQLMLSKGASNMSLACPLKQGVYVMNRIQVPPETALLKFMYHPNTLYTLEGTVYSLNPKDKVTKKPLCYYEVNATIYKSC; encoded by the exons ATGGGAttttatagaaatttattGGGCTTTATAACTCTGTTTGGTTTTCTGCAATTGACCAATCAG CACTGCTACACGATGAAACTGGTGGGCGTTAAGTCCTGGGACACGCCCAACTACGGCCTGAAGATCAGCATGTTCGAGAAGAACAACTCGATGTCCTCGGTGACCACTGTGCGCCAGGACGTGGCCATTCCACTGTGGCACCTCGTCCTCCTGCAACATCCGCGCAAGCGGAGCTCCGCATCCGCCGCCTCTCGAGCGGAGTTGCCGCGAACCCTCTACAATTCGACGACGAAAACCTGCGACTTCTGGCGCTACATTCGCCACGTGTCCGCCTGGAACAACGTGGCCCAGCTGATGCTCTCGAAGGGGGCCAGCAACATGAGCCTCGCCTGCCCCCTGAAACAGGGCGTATACGTGATGAACCGCATCCAGGTGCCGCCGGAAACGGCGCTCCTGAAGTTCATGTACCACCCGAACACCCTGTACACCCTGGAGGGCACTGTCTACTCTTTGAACCCCAAGGACAAGGTCACCAAGAAGCCCTTGTGCTACTACGAGGTCAATGCCACTATCTATAAGTCTTGCTAG